The DNA region ACGCGGCGCAAGCAACTCCGGAGCGTGGCGTTCACGCACCGTCGACTTCGATTCTTCGGCATCGAGCAGAACCCCGATACCGGATCCCGCTGGGCGGCGATGGCGCGAAAGGGGAACCCGGTCATGCAATTCAGGTACGACGGCCGCTACGTCGCGAACGTCAGCGAGGGCAAAGTATTTCGCTATCCGGCGTGGCGGGCGCTCAAACTCCCTGAATAGATCACACCAACGGGTGGTTGTTCGTATGTTGGCGTGTCAAGTTTCCTTGACAGGATGGACGATCCGCGCTTGTGCTCGAGCCAACAATTGCCGCGGAGGCACCTACCCGGCTCCAGGGCTATGGTTCAGGTGACGGGGAATGTGCAAATTGCAACATGTAATAGCGACCGCTCTGAAGTCTTAGAACGAGCTCCGCTCAATTAGGGGGCAAGTAACTTTCGTCAATGGCGCAGGACGAAATCGCGTTCGGGCATCAGGAGCGCGTAGTGAGGATGAATACCCTTGGACTTCCGATCGAAGTCCCTCAATGCGCTCAAGGCCTCGCCGGGAGAATCAACGATGTGGTACACTTTTTCCTCCTCCGGGCGGATATGCATATTCCTCTCGATGGAGTCGACGATATCCTTCCAGAAGTCCCCAAACATGATCAGCGGCTTGTGGTGACCGTAATAAATTCGCGCCAGCCCCCAGGCCATCCCCCACTCCGAGATTGTGCCTGTCCCCCCATTGAAGCAGATGAACGCGTCGCCGAGGGCGATCAACTTCAGCGTTCGCTCAAGGTAGGTCCCCGTCTTGATCTCCTGATCCAGATAGCTCGATGCTCCCTTGCCGGCTTCGAACTTCGTTGCCAGCATGGGATAAAAGGTCACGCCAATCGTCTTTCCGCCTCCCTCTTTTGCCCCCCTGGCAGCAGCCTCCATTTCGCCCCCGAAACCACCGGACACGATGGTGAGACGGTGCCTCGCCAACAGACACGCCACCTCACGGGCGGCCTCATAGACTGTGTCTCCCAGGCGCGACTCTGACCACCCGAAAACGGTGACGGAGCGAAAATGTTTGAACCGCTGCGAACGGCTCATCCGTGGATCCCTACCTCTCCACGATCTCTCCCTCGCTACCCCTGTTTCACTGCACATCCGTCCACCCGCGCGAAGTCGATGAAGCCCTGCTCCACGTT from bacterium includes:
- a CDS encoding LOG family protein, giving the protein MCSETGVARERSWRGRDPRMSRSQRFKHFRSVTVFGWSESRLGDTVYEAAREVACLLARHRLTIVSGGFGGEMEAAARGAKEGGGKTIGVTFYPMLATKFEAGKGASSYLDQEIKTGTYLERTLKLIALGDAFICFNGGTGTISEWGMAWGLARIYYGHHKPLIMFGDFWKDIVDSIERNMHIRPEEEKVYHIVDSPGEALSALRDFDRKSKGIHPHYALLMPERDFVLRH